In Amaranthus tricolor cultivar Red isolate AtriRed21 chromosome 5, ASM2621246v1, whole genome shotgun sequence, a genomic segment contains:
- the LOC130813531 gene encoding uncharacterized protein LOC130813531 → MSPLSRRRLSRNSANRTLRSLVRALTDVGTPRERSVSELASDMSKRISQSKPSTFNGKGEPSELELWLREFDKLFDVVECPEELKVNQAAFYLVGEADYWWANSRSGLLEQTNGVFNWDLFKRAMRGKLYPLHVRKDKSNEFARLEMGDMTVDEYYRKFMEYI, encoded by the coding sequence ATGTCTCCTTTGTCAAGAAGGAGACTTTCTAGAAATAGTGCCAACCGTACACTAAGGAGTTTAGTAAGAGCTCTTACGGATGTGGGCACTCCACGAGAGAGATCTGTGTCGGAATTAGCCTCTGATATGAGTAAGAGGATCagtcagagcaaaccctcgactTTCAATGGTAAGGGGGAACCATCGGAACTCGAGCTCTGGTTAAgggaatttgacaaactttttgatgtGGTTGAATGCCCAGAGGAACTGAAGGTCAACCAGGCTGCGTTTTATTTGGTTGGTGAAGCCGACTATTGGTGGGCAAATAGTAGATCTGGGTTATTAGAACAAACTAATGGAGTCTTTAATTGGGATTTGTTTAAAAGGGCTATGCGAGGGAAATTATACCCTTTGCACGTGAGAAAAGATAAGTCAAACGAGTTCGCTCGTTTGGAGATGGGAGACATGACTGTTGATGAATATTACCGAAAGTTTATGGAATATATTTAG